GGAAAGATTGAAACAACTGGTATTAAAGCTATTACAGGGGTTGAAAGTGGTACAAGAGAAATTAATACTTCAACATTATCCGGGACTAATTTCAATATTGGTACAATGTATCAGACTAAGATTTATAAAAAAACGGAGTTGTTTACGAGTTTAGCCTATACATTTGGAGGTAATTTGAATTCAGAAACTGAAAGAACGATTCAGGTAGATGGAGATGCTGCAATAGTGACAGATACGCCTGATAGTGTTTTAAAAATGTCGAATAAAGTAACTATAGGTGCAGGTATTGGAGAAGCAAGAAAATGGCTGGTAGGGAGTTCATTAGCTTTTCAGGGTGCTGGAGATTTTAAGAATTCTTATAATAGCACTGACAATGTACGTTATGAAAAATATGCTAAATATGCTATCGGGGGGTATTATCTTCCAAATTATACCTCATTCACAAGTTATTTTAGCAGGATAACGTACAGGGCAGGTTTTAAATATGAAAAAATTGGTCTTGTAGTTAATAATGAATCCATAAAAGATGTTGGTGTTTCAGTAGGAGCGGGCTTTCCTATTACAGGAAGTTTTTCCAGTGTCAATTTTGGAATTGAATATGGTAAAAAAGGAACAGTTTCTGCAAATTTAGTTCAGGAAAATTATATAAATTTTAGCCTTAGTTTCTCTTTCAATGACAAATGGTTTGTGAAAAATAAATTCAACTAATGTGTAAACTTATGTTTTCATAAGCTCAATACAATTTACTACATTTGGCGAATGAATTTACCAAAAAGATATACTATTATAACCGTTGTCACAGTTTTTACTGTGACACTGTTTTTTGGGTGTGAAAGTAATTTTAAAGAAGTCCAGAAAATTAATTATTCAGAATTTTTTCCGGCTACAGATGCTGATACAATCAATATAAAATATACAGATTCTGGGCGAATCACAGGCGTTCTCAAAAGCCCCAAAATGCTGGATTATGCAAGCGTTGATTTTCCTTTTACAGAATTTCCTAAAGGAATTGATGTTACATTATATGATAAAAAGCAAAAGCGTACTTTTATTTTAGCTAATTATGCTGTTTCATATAAAGAAACAGGAATAATTGATTTACAGGGAAAAGTAAAAATTACTTCTGAAGCCGGACAGGTACTTGAAACAGAGCAATTGTATTTCGATCAGAAAAATGAATGGTTTTATACGGAAAGAAAATTTAAACTGACAGATGCAAAAGGAGTCTCGTATGGTCAGGGAATCGATTTTAGCAAGGATTTTAAAGTGATAAATTCACAAAGAGTAAGCGGGGAAATTGAAGCCGACGAAGATTAAAATATAGATTATGAATTATTTAAAATATACACAATACGTTTACTTGTTAATTGCAGTTGCTTTTATTTATGATGGCATTACTAAGCTTAGTGAGCCTGAGGGGACTTACTGGCTAAGTTTCTTAATTGCTGGCGTGAGCGTGTTTATGTTTTTCTTCAGAAGAAAATTTTCTAAGAAATTCGATGATCATTATAAAAAAAAGTAGAAAATGGAAATTAGTATTATAATACTATGTTTAATACTATCAGCCTTTTTTTCGGGAATGGAAATAGCTTTTGTTTCCTCTAATAAGATTTATCTTGAGATAGAAAAAAAACAGGATAATTTTATTTCCCGAATATTAACAAAACTTACCGAAAAACCATCTAAGTTTATTGCAGCAATGCTTATTGGTAATAATGTAGCGTTGGTTGTTTATGGTTTTTTTACCGCAGATTTGATTCTGAAATGCATCATAAATTTAGGATATCAGTTTTCTGGTTACACAAATTTATTTCTTCTCACTTTAATAGCTACGTTTATTATTCTAATTACTGCGGAGTTTTTCCCAAAGGTTTTTTTTCAGATTTATGCTAATTCCTTAATTCGGATTTTTGCTGTTCCTGCTTATGTTTTTTATCGGTTATTCTATTATGTCTCCACTTTTTTTATCTGGATTTCAGATTTAATTCTAAGAAAATTTTTTAAGACAGAAGGCGATCAGGTACAGCTGTTTTTTAGTAAAACGGAACTCGGGAATTATATTACGGAGCAGATGAATTCTGTTGAAGACAATGAAGAAGTAGATTCTGAAATTCAGATTTTCCAAAACGCATTAGAATTTTCAGGTTTAAAAGCACGTGATATAATGACTCCCCGAACAGAAATTGTGGACATTGATTTATTCGATAGTGTGTCCGATCTCAAGGCGTTATTTATAGAAACAGGCTATTCTAAGATTATTGTAAGTCAAAATTCTCTTGATGATATTGTAGGTTATGTGCATTCTTTCGATTTGTTTAAGAAACCAAAATCAATAAAATCAGTTTTAATGGCAGTTGAGTTTGTGCCTGAAACAATTTTGATAAAAGATGTCTTAAGCCTGCTTATCAAAAAAAGAAAAAATGTCGCTGTTGTTTTGGATGAATATGGAGGGACTTCAGGCATTATTACCATTGAAGATATTGTTGAGGAACTTTTTGGCGAAATTGAAGATGAACATGATCTGGATGAAGAATTGATAGAAGAGGAATTAGAGGGAGGGAAATATCTTTTTTCTGCCAGACTTGATGTGACTTATCTCAATGAGACATACAAATTAGAAATTCCCGAAAGTGATTCTTATGGGACTTTAGGAGGGTTTATTGTAGATTTTGCGAAGGATATTCCTGAAAAAGGCGAAAAAATCAGCATTGGAAACTATTTCTTTGTGATCGAAGAATGCTCGAATAAGAAAATCGAATTAGTAAAAATGACTGTAAAAGAATAATTATTTTAAGAATTTTAAAAAAAAGTCGAAAATAAAACACTAGTTGTATTGTTATTAACCAGATAATTGTATTTTCGCAAACTGAATATAAAATTAACGATAATAAAAATGGCAGTTTTAGCAAAAATTAGACAGCGTTCCGCATTATTGATAGGAGTTATTGCACTTGCATTATTTGCATTTATAATACAGGATCTTTTCAATAGCGGTACTTTTGGTCAAAGTTCAAAAGATGTTGGAAGCATCGATGGAAAGGATATTTCATTTGAAGACTTTAGAGTTAAAGTTAGTAATGTTGAAAAAAGTGGGCAAGGGATTACTTCAACTGAAGCTGCAAACAGAGTATGGGATCAGGAAGTTTCAATCGCTTTACTGTCAGCCCAATTTGATAAATTAGGATTGAGAGTAGGAGAGAAACATCTTTTAGAAGTTTTAAAATCGGATCCTAATATTGGTAAAAATCCAATGTTCCTGAATGCTGCAGGTATGTTTGATATTGCAAAATTCAAAGAATACTTTAAAGCAAATCCTGAAGCTGCTCAGTTCATTACTGAAAAAGAAAAAGATGCTACCTTAAATGCAAAATTCCAAATCTACAATACACTTGTAAAATCAGGTCTTTATACTACAGCAAGCGAAGGAAAGCTGAAATATGAAATGGAAGCTAATAAAGTAGATTTTTCATATGCAGCAGCCTTATATTCTTCTATTAAAGATAGTGAAGTGAAAATTTCTGACTCAGAGATTGTGGATTACATGAAGAAAAACGAGAAAAAATTTAAAGCAGATGCAACTCGTGAAATTCAGTATGTACTAGTAGAAGACAAACCTTCTAAAGAAGATGAAGCTGAAATTAAAGCTAAAATTACATCATTATTAAACGGAAGAGTAGAGTACAATGCTAAAACTGGTAAAAATGATACATTACCGGGATTTAGAAATGCTAAAAACATTGCTGAATTTGTAAACGCTAATTCAGACGTTCCTTACGATTCAACGTATATCGCTAAAAATTCTTTACCTGCAGTTGATGCTGATAAATTATTCAGTTTAGCTCCGGGTCAGATTTACGGACCATATGTTTTTGGAAAATACTATGCGATTTCTAAATCTTTAGGATTTAAAGCAGGTGTTAACGCAAAAGCAAGTCATATCTTAATTGGATATGAAGGATCTCAGACTCCTAACCAGAAAGAAAAAAGAACAAAAGAAGAAGCTAAAGCTAAAGCTGAAGATATTTTAAAACAAGTTCAGGCTAATCCTGATAGTTTTATGATGCTTGCTTTTACAAGCTCTGATGACTCATCTGCACAGCAAGGTGGTGATTTAGGATATTTTGGTCCAAACCAGATGGTAAAACCATTTAATGATTTTGTATTCAGTAACGGAATTGGAAAAGTTGGTTTGGTTGAAACTCCTTTCGGATTTCACGTTATCAAAATTACAGATAAACAAGATGGAATTCGTTTAGCTACAATTGCTCAAAAAATTCAGCCTTCTGAAGCAACATCTGATAAAGTATTTACACTGGCAACTAAATTTGAAATGGATGCTGCTGATAAAGATTTTAATGCTACTGCTAAACAGTTAGGATTAAAAGTTGAAGCTCCTGTAACGGCTAAAGCTATGGATGAATCTTTTGGTCCATTAGGAAACCAACGTGCTATTGTAAGATGGGCATTTGATAAAGAAACAAAAGAAGGTGATGTAAAACGTTTTGAAATAGCAAATATTGGTCACGTAATTGCACAATATAAAAGCGAAAACAAATCTGGTTTAGTATCTGTTACACTGGCAAGACCTTATGTAGAGCCAATCCTTAAAAACAAGAAAAAAGCAGAAATCTTGAAAGCTAAAATGACAGGTTCAAGCATTGAAGCTATCGCTAAGAGTGCCGGAGTAAAAGTGCAACAAGCAACAAATGTTACTTTAGATAATCCGGTATTACCTGGAGGTGTTGGTCAGGAGCCTAAAGTGGTAGGTAATGCATTTGCATTAGCTGCTAATAAAGTATCTGCTCCAATTGAAGGAAATACAGGGGTATATGTTGTGAAAAATATTAAAACAATTAAAGCACCAGCATTGCAAAATCATGCTGAGTATGTATCTAAGGTAAAAGCTCAAAGCGCATCTGATGCAAGCAGAATTTTACCAGCTTTGAAAAATAACGCTAAAATCGAAGATAACAGATTGCAGTTTAATTACTAATTAGTAATAATAAATACAATAAAACCCGAAATGTATTAAAACGTTTCGGGTTTTTCTTTGTTTTAAAATCATTTTGTAAGATTTTATTGTAGTATTTAAAAGTGTTTTTCTAATGTTACATAGGGGTAATAGAAATATGATTTAAAAAATTTGGGATATTCAAATTATTGCAGTTAATTTGTCAGAATTTTTGTTTTAACAAAAGTAAATTACGAAAGCATGATAGGTAATTACATTAATAATCAGGTATTTAGTTTGTTGTATGTTTAAGTTTTTTAGAAAAAAAGCTAAAGTGTATTCCAAAATTGAAAATCATATTTTTGGGATCATAACAGAACTTTTAAAAGTTAGCAGTACTGATATAAATGTTGACGAATTAGGAGGTAAATACTACTTAAGTAATGAAGAACAGCATTTTAAGGTTACTATTCTAAGTAACGATTATGTTATCAGGCTAACCAATACCCGGGATTCTGTTGCTGAGAAATATGACAAAGTTTTTGTAGAAGATGTTTTAAGGGCTGTAAAGGAAGAAAAACACCGCAGAATGGAGCTGGTATATGATTCTATTACCAACAGTATAGAAAAAATGGCAGAACGTTTACATAATACTCTCATTGAATCTAATGAACTGGAGAGTCAAAAAGTCCGGCAACTTAAAACAAAAATTACAAAAGAAAACGATAAAAAGGTAAATTATTAATATAGTTTATTACAATATCATTTCGTCATAAGTAAGGATAGTTTCATAACCTCTAGAGTTAAAATAACCTTTGGGGTTTTCTTTAGAAACGACCATAACAAAATCGCCACCCCAGGCGCCAAGACTTTTAATTACTCCATCAAAATCAGGAAAAACTTTTTCTTTAATTGTTTGCAGTTCCAGTATATCACTTAAATGGATTTCGTGGTTTTCTAATGCATGAGCAAATTCTTTTACCGTTTTTGCATTGATTACAGCATCGGTAATCTTGTTATTGTCGATTATATTTTTAGCTAAATGATTATTTTTATTATTGTAGTATGCATTAATAGCTCTTTTACTGCTTTGTTTTTGATTTAGATAAACAAAATAAATGTTTTGAGTATAATCACGATAAAAATCTATGGGTTCCACAATAGGTAAATTGTTTTCCAAATGATAAACAATAGGTATGTTATTTTGTGCACAGGCAATATCATAGCCGCTGCCTCCAAAACTATTTTTAAGCAAAGTAAAAGCATCAATTTGTGTCCACTGCGCAATATTATTTAATAGGGTAGAAGATGTACCAAGTCCCCAGTTTTTTGGAAAGGTAAGTTCTGTAGTGACTTTGTATCCGTTGGCATTCTCTATGAAAACAGGATTTAGAAGATAGGCTTCGTGTAAAATAGTAACCAGCGTTGTTTTTACAGATTCAGTTGCTGCATTTATATTATTAATTATTTCATCGAACGAAATAATATCTTCGAACCAGATTTTTCCGTCAACATTGTAACTCTTCCATTGAATTTTCTTGTCTGAGCTATTTTCTATAATCAGGTTTTGACCAAATTTTGTGGGCAATGCCAAAGCTTTTGCCCCGTCAAGAACTAAATATTCTCCTGTAATTAAAAGTTTTCCGTTGCTGTAAAAGGTTGTTTTCATTCTGTATTTTTTAGCCCCGATAGTAGTGTAAATCCTTTTGTGCCGGGGTTCGGCGCAAAAGATTGAAACGAATAGCGGGAATAGCTTCTAATTACTTTCGTAAATTTTCAATAAATTCTACTACTGCACTATGAGATATGGCAGTTTTTTTAAAATGTGCCTTAATTAAATGACGCTCTTCTTCAGTGGCTTCAAATTGGTTAATTATATTATTAAGGTGCATTTTCATATGGCCTTCCTGAATACCTGTTGTGGTAAGGGAACGCAAAGCGGCAAAATTTTGCGCCAAACCTGCTACGGCAACAATCTCCATTAATTCTTTGGAAGAGGGCTTCTGCAAAATTTCTAAACACAATTTTACTAATGGATGTAAGGAAGTTAGACCGCCAACTGTTCCCAGAGCCAAAGGAATTTCGAGCCAGAAAGTAAAAATTCCGTTTTCTATTTTAGCGTGGGATAAACTTGAATATTGTCCATTTTTTGAAGCATAAGCATGAACAGCAGCTTCAACTGCCCTGAAATCATTTCCTGTTGCCAAAACCACTGCATCGACACCATTCATAATCCCTTTATTATGTGTTACGGCCCTGAAAGGTTCTGCTTCGGCGATTTGTACAGCCTGTACAAAACGTTCTGCAAAATCCTGTGGATTGCTAATGTGTTTTTCTGTTAAATCTTCGACCGGACAGGAAACCTCTGCTCTCACAATGCAATTTGGGACATAGTTAGACAAAATGCTCATAATAACCTGAACTTCCAGACCTGCATTTTGAGTTTCTTCTTTTAGAGTAGTGGCAAATTGTTCCAGACAGGAGTTGATAAAATTCGCTCCCATGCTGTCTTTTGTTTCAAAAGTGGCATGTAGCTGAAAATAATTCTCAAGTAAATTTCTCTTGTCTTTTAATTGGATATCCAGAATTCCGCCGCCACGCTGCTGCATATTTTTAGTAATGCTTTGGGTGTCAGAAAAGAATTTTGGTTTTATTTGATTGAATAAATCGTCTAATTTTTGAGCATCTCCACTGAAAGTAAAATGAACCTGTCCGATTTTTTCAGTATCGATTACCGTTGCTTTGAAACCGCCGCGTGTAGCCCAGTATTTTGCAGATTTTGATGCCGCTGCAACAACAGAACTTTCTTCAATTGCCATTGGAATGGTTTTGTATTTACCATTAATCAGGAAATTTGGGGCAACCCCAAGCGGAATGTATAAATTAGTAATGGTATTTTCTATAAATTCATCATGCAGCTGTTGCAGCTTTTCATCTGAATTCCAGTAATTTCTTATTATATTTTGTGCCTCTTCAGGATTTGAAAAATATTCTTTTGCAATCCAGTTAATTTTTTCTTTTTTGGATAATTTAGAAAATCCGGCAACAGCGTTATTCATTCTCAGTATATTAAGTAGTATCTAGTAGCAAAGATACCATTTTAAGACTTTTATTTAAAATGTTTTTTAAAATGTAAAAGGAGTCTAAACTTTATTTTTTTAACATTTAACAATTAAAATGTGTATTATGTTCGTTTTTTTTACTAAAATTGGGCTCTTTTATACTAAAATACGATAGATGAATTCAGGTAAAATTACTGTAATGCTTTTATTTTTAGTTGCTGCCGCTTTTGGACAACAAAAAATAACTGTAGAAAATATTTATAGCGGGGCTTTTCGGGCCAAAGCGATGGACGAATTGCAGTCATTAAAAAAATCAGATCAATATACGGTTTTAAATGTTGATCAGGCGAGTAGAAGCATGCAGATTGATTTATATGATTTTGCCACCCTTAAAAAAGTATCCAATTTAATTGATACAAAAAATCATGCAGAACTTTCAGAAGGAATCGACAGCTATACTTTTGATGCTTCTGAAAAAAAGATTTTAATCGCCTGTAATTCCAATCAGATTTTCCGCCACTCGTTTACGGCTGATTATTATTTATATGATATTACTTCAAAATCTTTAACTAAGCTTTTTGATTTTCAGGTTCAGGAACCTACTTTTTCACCGGATGGAACCAAAATTGCATATGCGAAAGAAAACAATCTTTATGTGTATGATGTAGCTTCAAAAAAGTCAACCGCAATTACTACTGATGGAAAGAAAAATGCAATTATAAATGGTATTACGGATTGGGTTTATGAAGAGGAATTTGCTTTTGTTCGTGCATTTGACTGGAGCAAAGACAGCAAAAAAGTAGCTTATATTCGTTTTGATGAGAGTCAGGTTCCAGAATTTTCGATGTCTATGTTTCATAAAGATTTATATCCAACAATCGAAACGTTTAAATATCCTAAGGCAGGAGAAAAAAATTCAGAAGTTTCTTTGCATATTTTTGATATAGCCTCAAATGGTACTAAGAAAGTTGATTTAGCAAAATATAATGATTTTTACATAGCAAGGCTGCAATGGACAAATGATAACAATGTTTTATCAGCTCAGGTTTTAAACCGACACCAGGATAATCTTGATTTGCTATTTATTGATGGAAACACAGCTGCTGTAAAAGTCGTTCTAAATGAAAAAGACAAAGCCTATGTTGATGTTACTGATAATTTGACATTCTTAAAAGATAATAGTTTTATCTGGACCAGCGAAAAAGACGGATTCAATCATATTTATTTGTATGATAAAACCGGAAAACTTAAAAATCAGGTTACAAAAGGAAACTGGGAAGTGACTTCATACTACGGTTTCGATGAAAAAACAAAAACAATTTTCTACCAGTCTACAGAAAATGGTTCTATCAACAGAGCTGTTTATCGTATTTCATTAGATGGAAAAAATAAAATTGCTCTTGCAGCTAAAACAGGGACAAGTGCAGCGACTTTCAGTCCAAATTTCCAATATTTCATTACTACTTTCTCTAGTAATCTACAGCCTACAACTTATACTTTAAATGAAGCGAAAACCGGAAAGGAAATTCAGGTAATCGAAGATAATAAAGCTCTTGCTGCTAAATTAGAGGCTTATAATTTGCCGAAAAAAGAATTCTTTGTTTTAAAAACAGCTAAAGGGAATGAACTAAATGCCTGGATTTTAAAGCCAAAAGATTTTGACCCTTCTAAAAAATATCCTGTTTTTATGTACCAATATTCAGGTCCTGGTTCTCAGCAGGTTAATAATGACTGGAACAATACGGATGATTATTGGTTTCTTTCCCTTACACAGCAAGGTTACATAGTGGCTTGTGTTGACGGAAGAGGAACCGGATTTAAAGGTGCCGATTTCAAAAAAGTAACCCAGAAAGAGTTAGGTAAATACGAAGTAGAAGATCAGATTGATGCTGCGAAAGTAATAGGTGCTTATCCTTATGTAGATGCTTCGAGAATTGGAATTTTTGGATGGAGTTATGGCGGGTTTATGGCTTCAAACTGTATTTTTCAGGGAGCCGATGTTTTTAAAATGGCAATTGCAGTTGCTCCGGTAACCAACTGGCGTTTTTATGACAGCGTTTATACCGAAAGATATATGCAGACACCCCAGGAAAATGCAAGCGGATATGATAATAATTCTCCAATCAACCACGTAAATAAATTAAAAGGAAAATTCCTTTTGATTCACGGTTCTGGTGATGATAACGTTCATGTGCAAAATTCAATGCAAATGATGGAAGCGTTAATTCAGGCAAATAAGCAATTCGATTCTCAGATATATCCGGACAAAAATCATGGTATTTATGGGGGAAAAACCAGAATTCAGCTTTACAATAAAATGACTAATTTCATAAAAGAAAATTTATAAAAGTAAACAATGAGCGTAACTAGACCAACTTTACAGGAAATTCAAAATTTCGAAGGAAAATACCCTAAGCAGTTATGGTATTTATTTTTTGTTGAAATGTGGGAGCGTTTTTGTTTCTACGGAATGCGTGGTGTATTAACCATTTTTATGGCAGATCAGCTTTTAGGGCTTGCTTTGTCTGATAAAGATGCTAATTTAAAATATGGTGCTATTCAGGCTTTTGTGTATGCTTTTACTTTTATAGGCGGAATTTTTGCAGATAAAATTTTAGGATTTAAAAAATCCTTATTCTTTGGAGGTTTGATTATGATTTTAGGAAACTTAATCATTGCTTTTTCACCTCAGGCTTTGTTTTATGTTGGAATTACTTTAACTATTATAGGAACCGGTTTTTTTAAACCTAATATATCCTCAATGGTTGGCGAATTGTATAAAGAAGGAGATCCTCGTCGTGATGCAGGTTTCGGCTTGTTTTATTCAGGAATTAATGCAGGTGCTTTTTTAGGAGGAATTATTTGTGTTTACTTAGGTAAAAGTGAAGATTTTGGATGGAGTTATGCATTTTTGGCTGCTGCTGTGGTAATGGTAATAGGATTGATAACTTTTTTATATACAAAAAATGCTTTGGGTCCAATTGGAGATTCACCTTTGTTAGAAAATGAACCTTCC
The Flavobacterium flavigenum genome window above contains:
- the lptC gene encoding LPS export ABC transporter periplasmic protein LptC encodes the protein MNLPKRYTIITVVTVFTVTLFFGCESNFKEVQKINYSEFFPATDADTINIKYTDSGRITGVLKSPKMLDYASVDFPFTEFPKGIDVTLYDKKQKRTFILANYAVSYKETGIIDLQGKVKITSEAGQVLETEQLYFDQKNEWFYTERKFKLTDAKGVSYGQGIDFSKDFKVINSQRVSGEIEADED
- a CDS encoding hemolysin family protein, with translation MEISIIILCLILSAFFSGMEIAFVSSNKIYLEIEKKQDNFISRILTKLTEKPSKFIAAMLIGNNVALVVYGFFTADLILKCIINLGYQFSGYTNLFLLTLIATFIILITAEFFPKVFFQIYANSLIRIFAVPAYVFYRLFYYVSTFFIWISDLILRKFFKTEGDQVQLFFSKTELGNYITEQMNSVEDNEEVDSEIQIFQNALEFSGLKARDIMTPRTEIVDIDLFDSVSDLKALFIETGYSKIIVSQNSLDDIVGYVHSFDLFKKPKSIKSVLMAVEFVPETILIKDVLSLLIKKRKNVAVVLDEYGGTSGIITIEDIVEELFGEIEDEHDLDEELIEEELEGGKYLFSARLDVTYLNETYKLEIPESDSYGTLGGFIVDFAKDIPEKGEKISIGNYFFVIEECSNKKIELVKMTVKE
- a CDS encoding peptidylprolyl isomerase, translated to MAVLAKIRQRSALLIGVIALALFAFIIQDLFNSGTFGQSSKDVGSIDGKDISFEDFRVKVSNVEKSGQGITSTEAANRVWDQEVSIALLSAQFDKLGLRVGEKHLLEVLKSDPNIGKNPMFLNAAGMFDIAKFKEYFKANPEAAQFITEKEKDATLNAKFQIYNTLVKSGLYTTASEGKLKYEMEANKVDFSYAAALYSSIKDSEVKISDSEIVDYMKKNEKKFKADATREIQYVLVEDKPSKEDEAEIKAKITSLLNGRVEYNAKTGKNDTLPGFRNAKNIAEFVNANSDVPYDSTYIAKNSLPAVDADKLFSLAPGQIYGPYVFGKYYAISKSLGFKAGVNAKASHILIGYEGSQTPNQKEKRTKEEAKAKAEDILKQVQANPDSFMMLAFTSSDDSSAQQGGDLGYFGPNQMVKPFNDFVFSNGIGKVGLVETPFGFHVIKITDKQDGIRLATIAQKIQPSEATSDKVFTLATKFEMDAADKDFNATAKQLGLKVEAPVTAKAMDESFGPLGNQRAIVRWAFDKETKEGDVKRFEIANIGHVIAQYKSENKSGLVSVTLARPYVEPILKNKKKAEILKAKMTGSSIEAIAKSAGVKVQQATNVTLDNPVLPGGVGQEPKVVGNAFALAANKVSAPIEGNTGVYVVKNIKTIKAPALQNHAEYVSKVKAQSASDASRILPALKNNAKIEDNRLQFNY
- a CDS encoding GYDIA family GHMP kinase — its product is MKTTFYSNGKLLITGEYLVLDGAKALALPTKFGQNLIIENSSDKKIQWKSYNVDGKIWFEDIISFDEIINNINAATESVKTTLVTILHEAYLLNPVFIENANGYKVTTELTFPKNWGLGTSSTLLNNIAQWTQIDAFTLLKNSFGGSGYDIACAQNNIPIVYHLENNLPIVEPIDFYRDYTQNIYFVYLNQKQSSKRAINAYYNNKNNHLAKNIIDNNKITDAVINAKTVKEFAHALENHEIHLSDILELQTIKEKVFPDFDGVIKSLGAWGGDFVMVVSKENPKGYFNSRGYETILTYDEMIL
- a CDS encoding hydroxymethylglutaryl-CoA reductase, degradative produces the protein MNNAVAGFSKLSKKEKINWIAKEYFSNPEEAQNIIRNYWNSDEKLQQLHDEFIENTITNLYIPLGVAPNFLINGKYKTIPMAIEESSVVAAASKSAKYWATRGGFKATVIDTEKIGQVHFTFSGDAQKLDDLFNQIKPKFFSDTQSITKNMQQRGGGILDIQLKDKRNLLENYFQLHATFETKDSMGANFINSCLEQFATTLKEETQNAGLEVQVIMSILSNYVPNCIVRAEVSCPVEDLTEKHISNPQDFAERFVQAVQIAEAEPFRAVTHNKGIMNGVDAVVLATGNDFRAVEAAVHAYASKNGQYSSLSHAKIENGIFTFWLEIPLALGTVGGLTSLHPLVKLCLEILQKPSSKELMEIVAVAGLAQNFAALRSLTTTGIQEGHMKMHLNNIINQFEATEEERHLIKAHFKKTAISHSAVVEFIENLRK
- a CDS encoding S9 family peptidase — its product is MNSGKITVMLLFLVAAAFGQQKITVENIYSGAFRAKAMDELQSLKKSDQYTVLNVDQASRSMQIDLYDFATLKKVSNLIDTKNHAELSEGIDSYTFDASEKKILIACNSNQIFRHSFTADYYLYDITSKSLTKLFDFQVQEPTFSPDGTKIAYAKENNLYVYDVASKKSTAITTDGKKNAIINGITDWVYEEEFAFVRAFDWSKDSKKVAYIRFDESQVPEFSMSMFHKDLYPTIETFKYPKAGEKNSEVSLHIFDIASNGTKKVDLAKYNDFYIARLQWTNDNNVLSAQVLNRHQDNLDLLFIDGNTAAVKVVLNEKDKAYVDVTDNLTFLKDNSFIWTSEKDGFNHIYLYDKTGKLKNQVTKGNWEVTSYYGFDEKTKTIFYQSTENGSINRAVYRISLDGKNKIALAAKTGTSAATFSPNFQYFITTFSSNLQPTTYTLNEAKTGKEIQVIEDNKALAAKLEAYNLPKKEFFVLKTAKGNELNAWILKPKDFDPSKKYPVFMYQYSGPGSQQVNNDWNNTDDYWFLSLTQQGYIVACVDGRGTGFKGADFKKVTQKELGKYEVEDQIDAAKVIGAYPYVDASRIGIFGWSYGGFMASNCIFQGADVFKMAIAVAPVTNWRFYDSVYTERYMQTPQENASGYDNNSPINHVNKLKGKFLLIHGSGDDNVHVQNSMQMMEALIQANKQFDSQIYPDKNHGIYGGKTRIQLYNKMTNFIKENL